From Pseudochaenichthys georgianus chromosome 11, fPseGeo1.2, whole genome shotgun sequence, a single genomic window includes:
- the tmem268 gene encoding transmembrane protein 268 isoform X1 yields MLVSSLGPEMMESKNNVCSVMEDDEMDVQVRETKAQSEQSNNNRTNWSNGQCVVAMPSCSMLNPSFDLSLCRAKLENDGFQIPEEDMEAPLKTALEVPSVRRYMVFNSALFHFLMAPVLYLVVWCAVFSTLHVFITVSDYWVLCLSVSLVSIFLTTAIIFILHCSNKEIDMNLDVRLIQVNERLVKHKLMVAVVDWVQSCTGNMQLSFVYWDMSRCLRALTETLEERSFVVNDTQNKLKKKMSHLALVTEETAVDLKVGGSDVEQDPDEQRPLLSQESAGSSTPSSPPEAAKVTTNYSLIPDQSLPAQAKAYQLLMTYSAAYVKLLVSQRLSGPTHHRLRPRRNHCTTAPLCLCQYIKKQILR; encoded by the exons ATGCTCGTTTCCTCCTTAGGACCTGAAATGATGGAGAGCAAGAACAATGTTTGTTCCGTGATGGAGGACGATGAGATGGATGTGCAGGTCAGAGAAACCAAAGCTCAGTCAGAGCAGTCCAACAACAACAGAACCAACTGGTCAAATG gtcAGTGTGTTGTGGCGATGCCCAGCTGTTCGATGCTAAACCCAAGCTTTGATCTGTCTCTCTGCCGAGCCAAACTTGAGAATGATGGCTTTCAG ATTCCAGAGGAAGACATGGAGGCTCCTCTGAAGACAGCTCTGGAAGTTCCCTCAGTCAGGAGATACATGGTTTTCAACTCGGCCCTCTTCCATTTCTTAATGGCACCG gtgctgTATCTGGTGGTGTGGTGCGCTGTGTTCTCCACCCTCCACGTCTTTATCACAGTTAGTGACTACTGGGTCCTCtgcctctctgtcagcctggtcTCTATCTTCCTCACCACTGCCATCATATTCATCCTCCACTGCAGTAACAAGGAG ATTGACATGAATTTAGACGTCCGGTTAATCCAGGTGAATGAGAGGCTGGTTAAACACAAGCTGATGGTGGCCGTGGTTGACTGGGTGCAGTCCTGCACAGGAAACATGCAG CTGTCTTTTGTGTATTGGGACATGTCCCGCTGTCTGAGGGCACTGACTGAAACTTTAGAGGAGCGCAGCTTTGTGGTGAATGACACCCAG AACAAATTGAAGAAGAAAATGTCGCATCTGGCCCTTGTGACGGAGGAAACGGCGGTTGACCTCAAGGTTGGAGGGTCAGATGTGGAGCAGGACCCTGATGAACAGAGGCCTCTGCTGAGCCAGGAGAGCGCGGGCAGCAGTACTCCATCCAGCCCGCCAGAGGCTGCCAAAGTCACCACCAACTACAGCCTCATCCCTGACCAGTCGTTACCTGCTCAG GCCAAAGCCTACCAGCTTCTGATGACCTACAGTGCAGCGTACGTGAAGCTGCTGGTGTCCCAGCGGCTGTCAGGACCGACCCACCACCGCCTCCGTCCCCGGAGGAATCACTGCACCACCGCCCCTCTCTGCCTCTGCCAGTACATCAAAAAGCAGATCCTTCGATAA
- the tmem268 gene encoding transmembrane protein 268 isoform X2 — translation MLVSSLGPEMMESKNNVCSVMEDDEMDVQVRETKAQSEQSNNNRTNWSNGQCVVAMPSCSMLNPSFDLSLCRAKLENDGFQIPEEDMEAPLKTALEVPSVRRYMVFNSALFHFLMAPVLYLVVWCAVFSTLHVFITVSDYWVLCLSVSLVSIFLTTAIIFILHCSNKEIDMNLDVRLIQVNERLVKHKLMVAVVDWVQSCTGNMQLSFVYWDMSRCLRALTETLEERSFVVNDTQKKMSHLALVTEETAVDLKVGGSDVEQDPDEQRPLLSQESAGSSTPSSPPEAAKVTTNYSLIPDQSLPAQAKAYQLLMTYSAAYVKLLVSQRLSGPTHHRLRPRRNHCTTAPLCLCQYIKKQILR, via the exons ATGCTCGTTTCCTCCTTAGGACCTGAAATGATGGAGAGCAAGAACAATGTTTGTTCCGTGATGGAGGACGATGAGATGGATGTGCAGGTCAGAGAAACCAAAGCTCAGTCAGAGCAGTCCAACAACAACAGAACCAACTGGTCAAATG gtcAGTGTGTTGTGGCGATGCCCAGCTGTTCGATGCTAAACCCAAGCTTTGATCTGTCTCTCTGCCGAGCCAAACTTGAGAATGATGGCTTTCAG ATTCCAGAGGAAGACATGGAGGCTCCTCTGAAGACAGCTCTGGAAGTTCCCTCAGTCAGGAGATACATGGTTTTCAACTCGGCCCTCTTCCATTTCTTAATGGCACCG gtgctgTATCTGGTGGTGTGGTGCGCTGTGTTCTCCACCCTCCACGTCTTTATCACAGTTAGTGACTACTGGGTCCTCtgcctctctgtcagcctggtcTCTATCTTCCTCACCACTGCCATCATATTCATCCTCCACTGCAGTAACAAGGAG ATTGACATGAATTTAGACGTCCGGTTAATCCAGGTGAATGAGAGGCTGGTTAAACACAAGCTGATGGTGGCCGTGGTTGACTGGGTGCAGTCCTGCACAGGAAACATGCAG CTGTCTTTTGTGTATTGGGACATGTCCCGCTGTCTGAGGGCACTGACTGAAACTTTAGAGGAGCGCAGCTTTGTGGTGAATGACACCCAG AAGAAAATGTCGCATCTGGCCCTTGTGACGGAGGAAACGGCGGTTGACCTCAAGGTTGGAGGGTCAGATGTGGAGCAGGACCCTGATGAACAGAGGCCTCTGCTGAGCCAGGAGAGCGCGGGCAGCAGTACTCCATCCAGCCCGCCAGAGGCTGCCAAAGTCACCACCAACTACAGCCTCATCCCTGACCAGTCGTTACCTGCTCAG GCCAAAGCCTACCAGCTTCTGATGACCTACAGTGCAGCGTACGTGAAGCTGCTGGTGTCCCAGCGGCTGTCAGGACCGACCCACCACCGCCTCCGTCCCCGGAGGAATCACTGCACCACCGCCCCTCTCTGCCTCTGCCAGTACATCAAAAAGCAGATCCTTCGATAA